The genomic segment TTCGATCTGTTATTGTACCGCGCATTGTGCGGAAGAAGAGAGTCGGCGAGGTTTGTTGAGAGCGAAAGTTCCAGTCGCCGTTCGCATCTCAGGCTGTCCTGGTAGGCGGCCGCGTCTCATTTCTCAAACTTCGATCTCGTCCAGCGACAGAGCGGAAGCGTCCACGGAGGCCTTCGACTCGGAGATTCCGACCTGGAATTGGCGTCCATCACACGAGAAGCACATTCAACATGCCCAAGACCATTCGCCAACTTCTCACCGAACCCAGCAGCAACCCGAGATACGTGCGGCTGCACAACGCCAGCTATTCATCCCGCGAACTGCTCGGTGAAATCATCTCGATGGCCGGCAGAATCGTACGTCGCGTCTCCGAGGCTCAGATGTCCAGCAATGATGAGCGGTGGTGGCCGATTCGAGAGATTGCGAGCAAATGGGACAGTATTCGGGCATATCCGGAGATGCTGCAGGATGCAGATGCGGAGCTGTTGAAGATTCTGGTGCTGGATGCATATGCCGACTTGGAGAGGTTGGAAGGAAGGTGATGGAGGAGGCCGCGAAGTGGTCTTGA from the Cercospora beticola chromosome 9, complete sequence genome contains:
- a CDS encoding uncharacterized protein (antiSMASH:Cluster_4), which encodes MPKTIRQLLTEPSSNPRYVRLHNASYSSRELLGEIISMAGRIVRRVSEAQMSSNDERWWPIREIASKWDSIRAYPEMLQDADAELLKILVLDAYADLERLEGR